The Flavobacterium piscisymbiosum genome includes a region encoding these proteins:
- a CDS encoding L-threonylcarbamoyladenylate synthase — MSQDINTEVHNAYEVIKEGGIILYPTDTVWGIGCDATNPEAVAKIYKLKQRAETQSMIVLMNGEKMMYNVFKNIPEVAWQIWDLSEKPTTLILDDPRNVAANIIATDKSLGVRLVKEPFCFKLLERMKKPLVSTSANISGQPTPIAFKDISPEIIKGVDYVVKLNHDKLAGKPSTIIKLTNDSQVKVIRK, encoded by the coding sequence ATGAGTCAAGACATTAACACTGAAGTTCACAACGCCTACGAAGTCATAAAAGAAGGCGGAATCATACTTTACCCAACCGATACCGTTTGGGGAATTGGCTGCGATGCAACTAATCCTGAAGCTGTTGCCAAAATATATAAATTGAAACAACGTGCCGAAACACAAAGCATGATTGTATTAATGAATGGCGAAAAAATGATGTACAATGTATTCAAAAACATCCCTGAAGTTGCCTGGCAGATTTGGGATTTATCTGAAAAACCAACTACATTAATTTTAGATGACCCACGAAATGTAGCAGCAAATATTATTGCCACAGATAAATCATTAGGAGTTCGTTTAGTAAAAGAGCCTTTTTGCTTTAAATTATTAGAACGAATGAAAAAGCCTTTGGTTTCAACTTCGGCAAATATTTCAGGACAGCCTACTCCTATCGCTTTCAAGGATATTAGCCCTGAAATCATTAAGGGAGTTGATTATGTAGTAAAACTAAATCACGATAAACTAGCCGGAAAACCATCAACAATCATCAAACTAACGAATGATTCGCAGGTGAAAGTGATACGCAAATAA